The [Bacillus] selenitireducens MLS10 genome includes a region encoding these proteins:
- a CDS encoding TAXI family TRAP transporter solute-binding subunit produces the protein MKKAMLSAMGLLLIGTAAACGNDNEAADAGNNDGGADNNGNTEANAGGADMDDLFITVATGGTSGVYYPIGGAISNILDQDLGVDTSVQSTGASVENVNLIDSNRAELAITMADAVAQAYEGSGAFDGEEPIESLRGLTALYPNFVQVVTTADTGIESIYDLEGRDVGVGAPGSGVELNARMILDAHGMDYDDINEDFLSYSEAIDQIKNGMVDAAFVTSGVPNATIIDLSTTHDAVVLPIEGEPMDNLMDEYAFFSTGVIPGGTYDQEEDVNTATITNVLLVNSELSDDVVYEITRSLFEHIDDLHASHNAATDISLDSVMEGMPVPLHPGAERYFEEQGVLD, from the coding sequence ATGAAGAAAGCAATGTTGAGTGCGATGGGGTTACTGTTGATTGGAACGGCAGCGGCTTGCGGCAATGATAACGAGGCGGCGGATGCCGGCAACAACGATGGCGGAGCGGACAATAACGGTAACACTGAGGCCAACGCCGGCGGAGCGGATATGGACGATCTGTTCATTACCGTGGCAACAGGCGGAACAAGCGGGGTGTACTATCCGATCGGCGGGGCGATTTCGAACATTCTCGATCAGGACCTCGGGGTGGATACCTCCGTTCAGTCCACAGGGGCTTCTGTTGAGAACGTCAACCTGATTGACTCCAATCGTGCCGAACTGGCCATTACAATGGCGGACGCCGTGGCTCAGGCGTATGAAGGCAGCGGTGCTTTCGATGGCGAAGAGCCGATTGAATCACTGAGAGGGCTCACTGCACTGTACCCGAACTTTGTCCAGGTCGTCACGACAGCCGACACGGGCATTGAATCGATCTATGACCTTGAAGGACGGGACGTCGGGGTCGGGGCACCAGGCTCCGGGGTGGAACTGAATGCCCGGATGATTCTCGATGCGCACGGTATGGACTATGATGATATCAATGAAGACTTCCTGTCCTACAGTGAAGCGATTGATCAGATCAAAAACGGCATGGTCGATGCGGCATTTGTGACGAGCGGGGTACCGAATGCAACGATTATCGACTTGTCCACCACGCATGATGCCGTCGTACTTCCGATTGAAGGCGAACCGATGGATAATCTGATGGACGAGTACGCGTTCTTCTCCACCGGTGTCATTCCCGGCGGTACGTACGATCAGGAAGAAGACGTGAATACGGCAACGATTACGAACGTACTTCTCGTGAACAGTGAACTGAGTGACGATGTGGTGTATGAGATTACCCGGTCGCTCTTTGAGCATATCGATGACCTGCACGCATCGCACAACGCGGCCACGGATATTTCTCTCGACAGCGTGATGGAAGGGATGCCGGTGCCTCTGCATCCGGGAGCGGAGCGTTACTTTGAAGAACAGGGTGTGCTGGACTAA
- the wrbA gene encoding NAD(P)H:quinone oxidoreductase: MTDVNVAVVYYSSTGTNHQLAKWAEEGAKAAGAANVKFLRIPELAPEAAIASNPAWEAHYNETKDIPEATPDDLDWADAVIFSIPSRFGTVPGQVKQFIDTTGGLWAQGKLVNKVVSAMSSASNAHGGQEATIQSLYTNMHHWGAIIASPGYADPVQFASGGNPYGVSVTVDQEGKMVEDVKDAVHFQAKRTVTIASYIKKGMQG; encoded by the coding sequence ATGACAGACGTAAACGTAGCGGTTGTGTATTACAGTTCAACAGGGACGAACCACCAGTTGGCCAAGTGGGCAGAGGAAGGCGCGAAAGCGGCAGGTGCTGCCAATGTGAAATTCCTTCGTATCCCGGAGCTCGCACCGGAAGCGGCAATTGCATCGAATCCGGCCTGGGAAGCGCATTATAATGAAACAAAAGACATCCCGGAAGCCACTCCGGACGACCTGGACTGGGCAGATGCCGTCATCTTCAGCATCCCGTCCCGCTTCGGTACCGTGCCGGGTCAGGTGAAGCAGTTCATCGATACGACCGGCGGACTGTGGGCACAGGGCAAGCTGGTCAATAAAGTCGTCTCTGCCATGTCTTCAGCGAGCAACGCGCACGGCGGTCAGGAAGCGACGATTCAATCCCTCTATACGAATATGCATCACTGGGGTGCGATCATTGCGTCCCCTGGCTACGCAGATCCGGTTCAGTTCGCTTCAGGCGGGAACCCATACGGTGTCAGTGTCACCGTCGATCAGGAAGGCAAGATGGTCGAGGACGTGAAAGACGCGGTTCACTTCCAGGCAAAACGTACGGTAACCATTGCCTCTTACATCAAAAAAGGCATGCAAGGCTGA
- a CDS encoding HD-GYP domain-containing protein gives MVHIAMIDETKAYRYRSQVEYLSFHDQLTGLFNRRYFDQALQEITQGNNHPVSLIIADVNGLKLVNDTYGHVTGDALISEVGHRLKSVIREDDVLARHGGDEFAIIMPGVGEEAVKETIMKLDAYCEDVIMKDIKLSVAFGYATNHSPAQSIQAVFQLAEDRMYTNKLYKKTSRRNDLINGMMATLYEKNPREKEHSERVSLLSVNLAKAAGLDESAIQRIRTAGLLHDIGKIAIDYSVLQSDKPLNELEKEEIRKHAEIGYRILNASSEFSELAEIVLCHHERMDGTGYPRQLTGNEIPTESKIIAIANAYDAMITKQTYREPVPVNEAVDELRKGAGTQFDPVLAKLFIDRVIPDEGDRL, from the coding sequence GTGGTCCATATTGCGATGATCGACGAGACGAAAGCCTACCGCTACCGCTCACAGGTGGAGTATCTGTCGTTTCACGATCAGCTGACAGGACTCTTTAACCGCCGTTATTTTGATCAGGCCCTTCAGGAAATCACCCAGGGCAACAATCATCCGGTGAGTCTGATCATTGCCGACGTGAACGGATTGAAGCTCGTCAACGACACCTATGGCCACGTGACAGGGGATGCACTCATTTCTGAAGTGGGACATCGTCTCAAAAGCGTGATCAGGGAAGATGACGTCCTGGCAAGGCACGGCGGGGATGAGTTCGCCATTATCATGCCCGGAGTGGGTGAGGAAGCGGTCAAAGAGACGATCATGAAGCTCGATGCGTACTGCGAAGACGTCATTATGAAGGACATTAAGCTGTCCGTGGCATTCGGCTATGCGACGAATCACTCCCCTGCCCAGTCGATACAGGCTGTGTTTCAACTGGCGGAGGACCGGATGTATACGAATAAGCTCTACAAGAAAACGAGCAGACGCAATGATCTTATTAACGGGATGATGGCGACCCTGTATGAGAAGAATCCGAGAGAAAAGGAGCACTCCGAGCGGGTGAGCCTCCTTTCTGTGAACCTTGCGAAGGCGGCAGGACTCGATGAGTCTGCCATCCAGCGCATCCGCACTGCAGGACTGCTTCATGATATTGGCAAGATCGCCATTGACTACAGCGTTCTTCAGTCGGACAAGCCGCTTAATGAGCTCGAAAAGGAAGAAATCCGCAAGCATGCCGAAATCGGCTACCGGATCTTAAACGCCTCTTCCGAGTTCAGTGAACTTGCGGAAATTGTGCTCTGTCACCATGAACGCATGGACGGCACAGGTTACCCGAGACAGCTGACAGGAAACGAAATTCCGACGGAAAGCAAAATCATTGCCATTGCAAACGCCTATGACGCGATGATCACAAAGCAGACATACCGTGAGCCCGTTCCTGTGAACGAGGCTGTTGACGAACTGCGAAAAGGAGCGGGCACCCAGTTCGATCCGGTTCTTGCGAAGCTTTTCATCGACCGGGTCATCCCTGATGAAGGAGATCGGTTGTAA
- a CDS encoding MarR family winged helix-turn-helix transcriptional regulator: protein MSTSKEERALKLFIVLTRSMQAVKKKVEEDIRSHGLNTTEFAVLELIFHKGQQPIQRIGEKVLIASSSITYVVDKLVKKGYLTRETCSKDRRVSYAVLTEDGKALMDQIFPMHEQAIRRITAGLTEEEKDQATELLKKLGHHATKA from the coding sequence ATGAGTACGTCCAAGGAAGAACGCGCTCTGAAGCTCTTCATTGTCCTGACCCGTTCAATGCAGGCTGTGAAAAAAAAGGTGGAGGAAGATATCCGCAGTCACGGATTGAATACGACTGAATTTGCCGTTCTTGAACTGATTTTTCATAAAGGTCAGCAGCCGATTCAGCGTATCGGTGAGAAAGTGCTGATTGCAAGCAGCAGCATCACCTATGTCGTGGATAAACTCGTCAAAAAAGGGTATCTCACAAGAGAAACGTGCTCGAAGGACCGGCGGGTAAGCTACGCGGTCCTGACGGAAGACGGCAAGGCGCTCATGGACCAGATTTTTCCGATGCATGAACAGGCCATTCGCCGGATTACGGCGGGGCTTACGGAAGAGGAAAAGGATCAGGCGACTGAACTTCTCAAGAAGCTCGGCCATCATGCAACGAAAGCATAA
- a CDS encoding YgaP family membrane protein, with protein sequence MKANIGSTDRAIRIVIGITLLSLYFFLEGGARWIGLVGFVPILTSFISFCPLYTLIGVNTCKVNTQ encoded by the coding sequence ATGAAAGCGAATATCGGCTCTACAGACCGGGCTATCCGGATCGTCATCGGCATTACGCTCTTATCGTTGTATTTCTTTTTGGAAGGCGGCGCAAGATGGATCGGGCTCGTCGGATTCGTCCCGATTTTGACCTCATTCATCAGCTTCTGTCCGCTCTACACCCTGATCGGGGTCAACACGTGCAAGGTTAATACCCAATAA
- the htpX gene encoding protease HtpX: MGKRFFFFLLTNIMVMVTILIVWSLITEFTDLGRTFDTGGPGLGIDLVSLAVFSILIGFMGSFISLAMSRFVAKKMMKVKVIDPDGPMSQEERIVVEKVHRLSRAAGLMHMPEVGIYQSQEVNAFATGPSKKKSLVAVSSGLLHVMDDDAVEGVIAHEVAHVANGDMVTMTLLQGVINTFVVFFSRIIAIVASRLVPEQYQFIVQLASIIIFQILLSILGSIVVMAYSRYREFHADRGGADLAGKDKMAHALRSLQSYVDRASVNRGRDDSAVQTMKISGKRGMSLMFSSHPDLGERIARLEGK; the protein is encoded by the coding sequence ATGGGGAAACGATTTTTCTTTTTTCTTTTGACAAACATTATGGTCATGGTTACCATTCTCATCGTGTGGAGCCTGATCACGGAATTTACCGATCTCGGAAGAACGTTTGACACCGGTGGTCCCGGGCTTGGCATTGACCTTGTCTCACTGGCTGTCTTCAGTATTCTGATCGGGTTCATGGGCAGTTTCATCTCTCTTGCGATGTCACGTTTTGTCGCCAAGAAGATGATGAAGGTCAAGGTCATTGACCCGGATGGCCCGATGAGTCAGGAAGAGCGGATTGTGGTGGAGAAGGTTCACCGTCTTTCAAGGGCTGCCGGTCTCATGCACATGCCGGAAGTCGGCATTTATCAGTCGCAGGAAGTGAACGCGTTTGCGACGGGTCCTTCGAAGAAGAAGTCACTGGTTGCTGTCTCGTCAGGGCTATTACATGTCATGGATGATGACGCCGTAGAAGGGGTTATTGCCCATGAAGTGGCGCACGTGGCCAACGGTGATATGGTGACGATGACGCTCTTGCAGGGTGTGATCAACACCTTCGTTGTGTTCTTCTCACGCATCATTGCCATCGTGGCATCGCGTCTCGTACCGGAGCAGTACCAGTTTATTGTCCAGCTGGCATCGATCATTATCTTCCAGATCCTCTTGTCGATCCTCGGAAGCATCGTCGTCATGGCCTACTCGAGATACCGTGAATTCCACGCGGATCGCGGTGGCGCCGATCTTGCCGGCAAAGACAAAATGGCACACGCACTCAGGTCCCTGCAAAGCTATGTGGACCGTGCCAGTGTGAACCGAGGACGTGATGATTCTGCCGTACAGACGATGAAGATCAGCGGCAAGCGCGGTATGTCTCTCATGTTCTCCTCACACCCGGATCTCGGTGAACGCATTGCCCGCCTTGAAGGGAAATAA
- a CDS encoding sigma-54-dependent transcriptional regulator — translation MTKIIIIDDEEGICSSLVFALEDDYDTEAFTNPAEGLKSVIADQPAVVLLDLKIGSVNGIDVLKEIRKQAPGTEVIMITAYGTISSSVEALQNGAYSYVTKPLNMDELFANISRVMEYKALNRQVQALSDQLERKYRYEEMVGKSDAMQKLYRLIDKVKEVDTNVLITGESGTGKELVARAIHYAGKRRSGPLEVVNCAAIPETLLESELFGYEKGAFTGATQRKAGKFELAHGGTLFLDEIGDMPVQLQAKLLRVLQKREVTRLGGTEAKLFDVRVIAATNVSLEKETEEGHFREDLYFRLNVIQLQLPPLRERTADLPILLKHFIDKYNREMNKSIQGFSKEAEQRIFNHHFPGNIRELANIIESSMVITDGEIIEPEDLPAYLNRGTKRQESEEASLKPFVRLGYTLKALEKAFILETLEAENGHRKHTATKLGISERSLRDKIKQYEQG, via the coding sequence ATGACGAAAATTATCATTATTGACGATGAAGAAGGGATCTGTTCATCGCTCGTATTTGCACTTGAGGATGACTATGACACCGAAGCCTTCACGAACCCCGCAGAGGGACTGAAGTCGGTCATTGCCGATCAGCCGGCTGTCGTGCTTCTTGATTTGAAGATCGGCAGTGTGAACGGGATCGATGTCCTCAAAGAAATCCGAAAACAGGCGCCGGGTACGGAAGTGATTATGATTACGGCTTACGGCACGATCTCGTCTTCCGTGGAAGCACTTCAGAACGGGGCATACAGCTATGTGACGAAGCCACTCAATATGGATGAGCTCTTTGCGAATATCAGCCGGGTTATGGAATACAAGGCTCTGAACCGGCAGGTCCAGGCGCTGTCTGATCAGCTCGAGCGGAAATACCGCTACGAAGAGATGGTCGGCAAGAGTGATGCGATGCAGAAACTGTACCGCCTGATTGACAAGGTGAAGGAAGTGGATACGAACGTGCTGATCACGGGCGAGAGCGGTACCGGGAAGGAGCTCGTGGCAAGGGCGATCCATTACGCCGGGAAGCGGCGAAGCGGCCCTTTGGAAGTGGTGAACTGCGCGGCTATTCCGGAAACGCTCCTTGAAAGCGAGTTGTTCGGGTATGAGAAAGGAGCCTTTACCGGTGCCACACAGCGAAAAGCGGGGAAGTTTGAACTTGCTCACGGCGGGACGCTGTTCCTTGATGAAATCGGGGATATGCCGGTTCAGCTTCAGGCGAAACTCCTCCGGGTTCTGCAAAAGCGTGAGGTGACACGTCTTGGCGGAACGGAAGCCAAGCTGTTCGATGTCCGGGTCATCGCCGCGACGAACGTGTCCCTCGAGAAAGAAACGGAAGAAGGGCATTTCAGGGAGGATCTGTATTTCCGGCTGAACGTGATTCAGCTGCAGCTTCCCCCTCTTCGGGAGCGGACGGCGGACTTGCCGATTCTTCTCAAACATTTTATCGATAAATACAACAGGGAAATGAACAAGAGTATTCAGGGGTTCTCTAAAGAAGCGGAACAGCGGATCTTCAATCATCATTTCCCCGGGAACATCCGTGAACTTGCAAATATCATTGAATCTTCGATGGTGATTACCGATGGGGAGATCATCGAGCCTGAGGATCTACCTGCATATCTGAACCGGGGTACGAAGCGTCAGGAGTCGGAGGAAGCGTCACTGAAACCGTTCGTCCGGCTCGGATATACCCTGAAGGCCCTTGAGAAGGCGTTCATTCTTGAAACCCTGGAGGCGGAAAACGGACACCGCAAGCACACGGCAACGAAACTCGGGATCAGTGAACGGAGCCTGCGGGATAAAATCAAGCAATATGAACAGGGTTGA
- a CDS encoding ATP-binding protein: MRVTGLLAMMVLVLSVWLTEPAQAEVNRHGESPALRVAFDPELIPFHDRSNGEQGFSLALMEQIAEGMEREADYVEMSQARAVEAIQNQEVDIILTIPFSEQFSTRMEFTDSIFSTSIGMVTRVHDDEISVITDLSESLVAIQQQTIEYEFLRNIRRIQFQVTTDQRRAFELFLDGRADTFVGNMTTTGALIERLGMEEDVNVADSFLMPVDYSIAVQRENYTLLNAVNTEIRRMRASGAYGELYEQYFQEEGADGWLLMTVQAAAGVIVIFTIVLFLGIRWNRQLQYEVSKKTGDLNQLNESLLEQIELKRDNNEFLNQILDSSPRGIVTLDSNGRITKFNPKANLLTGLSEAPLQRDYRDVSLLNRLLEGKAVEILAGEERRYLGEYQTWTRDDGEKFQFRYFVYPLFNYSREVAGLILTFEDVTSEMELRNKVFEQEKNQALSRVVAGIAHEIRNPLSSIKTFVELIPRKINNQKFQEEIATYVPKEIVRVSELIEGLINYARPRHQEPEAVDAGILMHESFILFERTGKNKGMTLELNQEEGLWIEVDPQQVKQAVINLIINGLDAMEARKNTEGGGTMTLTLAVFEQDGCVHLSVTDEGIGMADDELAKVLEPFYTTKDKGSGLGLAISSQLVKDNGGELLIVSEKGTGTTMTLVFPKKPDQTDPQARKGGRRS, encoded by the coding sequence ATGAGGGTGACAGGGTTGCTTGCCATGATGGTGCTCGTGCTGTCCGTATGGCTGACGGAACCGGCTCAGGCGGAAGTGAACCGCCACGGGGAATCCCCCGCGCTTCGGGTTGCTTTTGACCCGGAACTGATCCCCTTTCACGACCGGTCGAACGGAGAACAGGGTTTTTCCCTTGCGCTCATGGAGCAGATCGCAGAAGGGATGGAGCGTGAGGCGGACTACGTGGAGATGAGCCAGGCAAGGGCGGTGGAGGCCATCCAAAATCAGGAGGTGGATATCATCCTGACGATTCCGTTCTCCGAACAGTTTTCGACCCGGATGGAATTCACGGATTCGATTTTTTCCACATCCATCGGGATGGTGACCCGGGTCCATGACGATGAGATCAGCGTCATTACGGATCTTTCCGAGTCCCTCGTCGCGATTCAGCAACAGACCATCGAGTATGAATTTCTCCGTAATATCCGGCGTATCCAGTTCCAGGTGACGACAGATCAGCGGCGGGCCTTTGAGCTCTTTCTCGACGGGCGTGCAGACACATTCGTCGGCAATATGACAACAACGGGGGCTCTGATCGAACGCCTTGGCATGGAAGAAGACGTGAATGTGGCGGATTCGTTTTTGATGCCGGTGGATTATTCTATTGCGGTTCAGCGGGAGAACTATACCCTGTTAAATGCGGTCAATACGGAGATCCGCCGCATGCGGGCATCCGGTGCCTACGGGGAACTGTATGAACAGTATTTTCAGGAGGAGGGAGCGGACGGCTGGCTGTTAATGACGGTGCAGGCTGCGGCCGGGGTGATCGTCATCTTTACGATTGTCCTCTTTCTCGGGATCCGCTGGAACCGCCAGCTCCAATACGAAGTGTCGAAGAAGACGGGGGATCTGAATCAGCTGAACGAATCCCTCCTTGAACAGATCGAACTGAAGCGTGACAATAATGAATTCCTGAATCAGATCCTCGACAGCAGTCCAAGGGGGATCGTGACCCTCGACAGCAATGGCCGGATCACGAAGTTTAACCCGAAGGCCAATTTGCTGACAGGGCTCAGCGAGGCGCCTCTTCAGCGTGATTACCGGGATGTGTCGCTGTTGAACCGGCTGCTTGAAGGGAAAGCCGTGGAGATCCTCGCCGGCGAAGAGCGGCGTTACCTCGGGGAGTACCAGACGTGGACCCGCGATGACGGTGAGAAGTTTCAGTTCCGGTATTTCGTCTATCCGCTGTTTAACTACAGCCGGGAAGTGGCGGGTCTGATTCTGACATTTGAGGATGTGACGTCGGAGATGGAGCTTCGAAACAAGGTGTTTGAGCAGGAGAAGAACCAGGCGCTCAGCCGCGTCGTTGCAGGGATTGCCCATGAGATCCGCAACCCGCTCAGCTCGATCAAAACCTTCGTCGAACTGATCCCGCGGAAGATCAATAATCAGAAGTTTCAGGAAGAGATCGCCACATACGTCCCGAAGGAAATCGTCCGGGTCAGTGAACTGATCGAAGGCCTGATCAATTACGCAAGGCCGAGGCATCAGGAGCCGGAAGCGGTGGATGCGGGCATACTGATGCATGAGTCCTTCATTCTGTTTGAGCGGACGGGTAAGAATAAGGGGATGACCCTTGAACTCAATCAGGAAGAGGGGCTGTGGATTGAAGTCGATCCGCAACAGGTCAAGCAGGCGGTGATAAACCTCATCATCAACGGACTTGATGCGATGGAAGCGAGAAAAAACACGGAGGGCGGAGGAACGATGACGCTGACGCTTGCCGTCTTTGAACAGGACGGGTGCGTGCATCTCTCCGTCACGGACGAAGGCATTGGTATGGCGGATGACGAACTGGCCAAGGTGCTCGAGCCGTTTTACACGACGAAGGATAAGGGGTCGGGCCTCGGACTGGCCATTTCGAGTCAGCTTGTCAAAGATAACGGCGGTGAGCTATTGATCGTCAGTGAGAAAGGAACGGGGACGACGATGACGCTTGTCTTCCCGAAGAAACCGGACCAGACGGATCCGCAGGCGCGTAAAGGGGGCAGGAGATCATGA
- a CDS encoding ring-cleaving dioxygenase, giving the protein MHTLKGLHHVTAITSSAEKNYEFFTYVLGMRLVKKTVNQDDIQTYHLFFADDEGNAGTDMTFFDFPGIPKGSHGTNEFYRTSFRIPTDAALDYWVKRFERLQVKHEGIQTVLGKKVLPFEDFDEQKYQLVSDEGQPGVASGIPWKKGPVPDEFAITGLGPMVTRVKDIELFDKMITEVMGFTKEKEEGERRLYSVGEGGNGAQVITEHRPDLPNVQQGYGTVHHTAFRVEDKEALDHWTETLNSFRFPNSGFVDRFYFKSLYARLAPNLLFEFATDGPGFMGDEPYETLGEKLALPPAFESKREEIEKLVRPIDTVRSTRAIEKEYE; this is encoded by the coding sequence ATGCATACATTAAAAGGACTGCACCACGTAACCGCCATTACGAGCAGTGCAGAGAAGAACTATGAATTTTTTACGTACGTCCTCGGCATGAGGCTCGTCAAGAAAACCGTCAATCAGGACGATATTCAGACGTATCACCTGTTCTTTGCGGATGATGAAGGAAACGCCGGAACAGACATGACGTTTTTTGATTTTCCCGGGATTCCAAAGGGGAGCCACGGAACGAATGAGTTTTACCGGACCTCATTCAGAATCCCGACCGATGCGGCCCTCGATTACTGGGTGAAGCGCTTTGAGCGGCTCCAGGTGAAACATGAAGGCATTCAGACCGTTCTTGGCAAGAAAGTACTGCCATTTGAAGATTTCGATGAGCAGAAATACCAGCTCGTATCTGATGAAGGACAGCCCGGTGTTGCTTCAGGCATCCCGTGGAAAAAAGGACCGGTTCCTGATGAGTTCGCCATCACCGGTCTCGGTCCGATGGTGACGAGAGTGAAAGACATTGAGCTCTTTGACAAGATGATTACCGAGGTGATGGGCTTCACCAAGGAGAAAGAGGAAGGCGAGCGCCGGCTCTACAGCGTTGGGGAAGGCGGAAACGGGGCGCAGGTCATCACCGAGCACCGTCCGGATCTCCCGAATGTCCAGCAGGGCTATGGCACGGTGCACCATACCGCTTTTCGGGTGGAAGATAAAGAGGCGCTCGATCACTGGACGGAAACGCTGAACAGCTTCCGTTTCCCGAACTCGGGTTTCGTGGACCGTTTCTATTTCAAATCCCTCTATGCCCGTCTTGCCCCGAATCTCCTGTTCGAGTTCGCGACGGACGGCCCTGGATTTATGGGTGATGAGCCCTATGAGACCCTGGGAGAAAAGCTTGCCCTTCCGCCGGCCTTTGAGTCAAAGCGGGAAGAAATTGAAAAGCTCGTCCGCCCGATTGATACAGTAAGAAGCACGCGGGCGATTGAAAAGGAATATGAGTGA